Proteins found in one Populus alba chromosome 14, ASM523922v2, whole genome shotgun sequence genomic segment:
- the LOC118041564 gene encoding uncharacterized protein At5g41620, with translation MERKEKGVEREGKVEILKSKQKLKGGMVLQVGKRGGPSTPSPTWRLEFSPSPNDNNNGNPIQEFLNTTTVSARKLCANFWEIQPQVHLSASKMNKNLGHRRAHRSRHHQDKKAFEPRTHFVDPPNSPPDQPASASSLRKHVTKSLIQHHRPDGRNGNALRPLSPASCDSPMEVALYNPAVTPTSSSDFRDRMRDSSYSLKTSTELLKVLNRIWSLEEQQTSNMSLLRALKMELGHSQSQIKELLKEKQANRQEMDHLVEQLAEDEVIRKNKEQDRIKSAVQSVQEELKDERKLRKHSESLHRKLARELSEVKYFFCNALKELERERKTCFLLENLCDEFAQGIRDYEQEVRSLGHKSDMDSVGREKPDRLVLHISEAWLDERMQMKLAEAENDPVEKNTIVDKLGPDIETFLQARLSTELKKDGNFEKEGIKNCSRRESYPLNEAASAPQDAADEDSTDSDSHCFELNSASKRQTIGNSKQQADNASEIHLEKTVNSNSTKRMAGSRENTKFHYPAHFQVQFEDYMAGNKTRFSDRGQSELRGESPGISNIYEAKQDGQHKRKTKQVIHGLNSNYLLDTLTRNHSLSSEGDKIHPVSDFKEDACAQPVFVGHASPVRQWMSKLTSPEFDKSECSSKLTRDLKENTLKAKLLEARLEGQKSRIRASKAVF, from the exons atggaaagaaaagaaaaaggtgtgGAGAGAGAAGGGAAAGTAGAGATATTGAAGAGTAAACAAAAGTTGAAAGGAGGGATGGTACTGCAGGTAGGGAAAAGAGGAGGCCCATCTACCCCATCACCCACTTGGAGACTTGAGTTCTCTCCTTCTCCAAACGACAACAACAACGGCAACCCCATTCAAGAATTCCTTAATACCACTACTGTCTCTGCTAGAAAGCTCTGTGCCAATTTTTGGGAGATTCAACCCCAAGTTCACCTTTCAGCGTCTAAAATGAACAAGAATCTTGGTCATAGAAGAGCTCACCGTAGCCGCCACCACCAAGATAAGAAGGCCTTTGAGCCACGTACTCATTTTGTTGATCCTCCTAATAGCCCCCCTGATCAG CCAGCAAGTGCTAGTTCCCTGAGGAAACATGTTACCAAGTCATTGATACAACACCATCGACCAGATGGAAGAAATGGTAATGCTCTACGGCCTCTATCACCTGCAAGTTGTGATAGCCCAATGGAG GTGGCGCTTTATAACCCTGCAGTCACCCCTACTAGTTCTTCAGATTTTAGGGACAGGATGAGAGACTCAAGTTATAGTCTCAAGACATCAACGGAATTGCTCAAAGTACTCAATCGGATCTGGAGTCTTGAAGAACAACAGACATCCAATATGTCGTTGTTAAGAGCTTTAAAAATGGAACTGGGTCATTCTCAGTCACAGATAAAGGAGTTGCTGAAAGAGAAGCAAGCAAATAGACAAGAAATGGACCACTTAGTGGAGCAACTTGCAGAAGATGAAGTTATCAGGAAAAACAAGGAGCAAGATCGAATCAAATCTGCTGTTCAGTCAGTGCAAGAAGAGCTGAAAGATGAGAGGAAGTTAAGGAAGCACTCAGAGAGCCTCCACCGGAAGCTAGCTCGAGAGCTTTCCGAGGTAAAATACTTTTTCTGTAATGCTTTAAAAGAGCTcgagagagaaaggaaaacatgttttttgttggaaaatttGTGTGATGAGTTTGCCCAGGGGATAAGAGATTATGAGCAAGAGGTGCGGTCCCTTGGGCACAAATCTGACATGGATAGTGTAGGTAGGGAGAAACCTGACCGGTTGGTTCTCCATATTTCAGAAGCATGGCTTGATGAGCGGATGCAAATGAAACTAGCAGAAGCTGAAAACGATCCTGTTGAAAAGAATACAATTGTTGACAAATTAGGTCCCGATATTGAAACCTTTCTCCAAGCTAGACTCTCCACTGaattgaagaaagatggtaaCTTCGAAAAGGAGGGGATAAAAAACTGCTCACGGCGGGAATCCTATCCGTTGAATGAGGCTGCGAGTGCTCCTCAAGATGCAGCTGATGAAGATTCTACTGACAGCGATTCACATTGTTTCGAACTAAACAGTGCAAGTAAAAGACAAACTATTGGCAACTCTAAACAACAAGCAGATAATGCTTCAGAAATTCATCTTGAAAAAACTGTGAATTCAAATTCCACGAAGAGAATGGCTGGATCAAGGGAAAATACTAAGTTTCATTACCCAGCCCATTTCCAGGTGCAGTTTGAAGACTACATGGCAGGAAACAAAACACGATTTTCAGATAGAGGGCAGAGTGAATTAAGAGGAGAGAGCCCAGGTATATCCAATATCTATGAAGCCAAACAAGATGGTCAACATAAAAGGAAAACTAAACAGGTGATCCATggattgaattcaaattatctGCTTGATACCCTAACAAGAAATCACTCCTTGTCATCCGAGGGTGATAAAATTCATCCTGTCAGTGATTTCAAGGAAGATGCTTGTGCTCAACCTGTATTTGTTGGTCATGCTAGTCCAGTGCGACAATGGATGTCGAAGTTAACATCGCCAGAATTTGACAAGTCTGAATGTTCCTCAAAACTAACAAGGGACTTGAAGGAAAATACACTGAAGGCAAAGCTGCTTGAAGCAAGATTGGAGGGCCAGAAATCTCGCATAAGGGCTTCTAAAGCTGTCTTTTAG